The following are from one region of the Halarcobacter sp. genome:
- the gatB gene encoding Asp-tRNA(Asn)/Glu-tRNA(Gln) amidotransferase subunit GatB: MFEIIIGLEVHVQLNTKSKLFCSCATSFGEEPNTNVCPTCLGLPGALPVLNKEAVHKAIMLGTALKSQINTKSIFNRKNYFYPDLPNGYQISQFEVPVVGLGELVIDFEDGTNKKIGVTRAHLENDAGKNIHAGSVSHVDLNRAGTPLLEIVSEPDMRNAEEAILYLKKLHSIVRYLGISDANMQEGSFRCDVNVSIRPKGDTNLYTRCEIKNMNSFKFIEKAIKYEVNRHIEAWEDGVHDKEIVQETRLFDPDSGETRSMRGKEDAADYRYFPDPDLLPLIITDEMMEKYTKIPELPDEKKERFVKEYKIKEYDASVITASVEMANYFDEMMKEGISGKNGVTWLTVELLGRLDGSGIEDSFIDAKTLATIVKRIEDNTISGKAAKEVLDYLIENETLDVDSSIDKLGLKQVSDDGALLEIIDGILAANEDKVAEYKAGKEKLIGFFVGQTMKASKGSANPQKVNELLKQRLS, from the coding sequence ATGTTTGAAATAATTATTGGTCTTGAAGTCCATGTACAGTTAAATACTAAATCTAAACTTTTTTGTTCGTGTGCAACAAGTTTTGGAGAAGAGCCAAATACAAATGTATGTCCAACTTGTTTAGGTTTACCTGGAGCATTACCAGTTTTAAATAAAGAAGCAGTGCATAAAGCGATTATGTTAGGAACTGCACTTAAATCACAAATCAATACAAAATCGATATTTAATAGAAAAAACTATTTTTATCCAGACTTACCAAATGGATACCAAATTTCACAATTTGAAGTACCTGTTGTAGGTTTAGGTGAACTTGTAATCGATTTTGAAGATGGCACTAATAAAAAAATCGGTGTAACAAGAGCACACTTAGAAAATGATGCAGGGAAAAATATCCATGCAGGTTCAGTTTCTCACGTGGATTTAAATAGAGCAGGGACTCCACTTTTAGAGATTGTTTCAGAACCTGATATGAGAAATGCAGAAGAAGCAATTCTTTATCTTAAAAAACTTCACTCAATAGTTAGATACTTAGGTATCTCTGATGCAAATATGCAAGAGGGAAGTTTCAGATGTGATGTTAATGTATCTATTAGACCAAAAGGTGATACAAACCTTTATACTAGATGTGAAATTAAAAATATGAACTCATTTAAGTTTATTGAAAAAGCAATCAAATATGAAGTAAATAGACATATTGAAGCTTGGGAAGATGGAGTTCACGATAAAGAGATTGTTCAAGAAACAAGACTATTTGACCCAGATTCTGGAGAAACAAGATCAATGAGAGGTAAAGAGGACGCTGCTGATTATAGATATTTCCCAGATCCAGACCTTTTACCACTTATCATTACAGATGAGATGATGGAAAAATATACAAAAATCCCAGAACTTCCTGATGAAAAGAAAGAGAGATTTGTAAAAGAGTATAAAATCAAAGAGTATGATGCTTCAGTTATAACAGCTTCTGTTGAGATGGCAAACTACTTTGATGAGATGATGAAAGAGGGTATTTCAGGTAAAAATGGTGTTACTTGGCTTACTGTTGAACTATTAGGAAGACTTGATGGTTCAGGAATCGAAGATTCATTTATTGATGCAAAAACTCTAGCTACAATAGTAAAAAGAATAGAAGATAATACAATCTCTGGGAAAGCAGCTAAAGAGGTTTTAGATTATTTAATTGAAAATGAAACTTTAGATGTAGATTCATCAATTGATAAATTGGGATTAAAGCAAGTATCTGATGATGGAGCTTTATTAGAAATCATTGATGGAATATTAGCAGCAAACGAAGATAAAGTTGCAGAATATAAAGCTGGTAAAGAGAAACTAATTGGATTCTTCGTAGGTCAAACTATGAAAGCATCTAAAGGTAGTGCAAATCCACAAAAAGTAAATGAACTTTTAAAACAAAGATTATCATAA
- a CDS encoding peptidyl-prolyl cis-trans isomerase, whose protein sequence is MRKIILALFMAATVSFAELINGVALTVNDEPITLYDIEKTKQQYNIPREDAVAQLIDETLFNQLIKEHNITVDLFDVNNYLEKIAASNGMDLYQFKSVIKQKYKDYDAYEKQTKNMILRQKLTDKLVRGNIKIATEEDLKIYYENNSNMFTMATNVKAVQYSSTNRQSLESAMRNPMVALPDVNSSPIDLDQRNLNPQLRYMINETNNNQFTPIFTAGDQYVTLMILQKQNLQTIAFEDVRDRIFNIIMQDREQKYLKDYFEKLKLSADIRIVR, encoded by the coding sequence ATGAGAAAAATTATACTAGCCCTTTTTATGGCTGCTACTGTATCATTTGCAGAGTTAATTAATGGAGTTGCTCTAACTGTAAATGATGAACCAATTACATTATATGATATTGAAAAAACAAAACAACAATATAATATTCCAAGAGAAGATGCTGTAGCTCAATTAATAGATGAAACACTTTTTAATCAATTAATAAAAGAACATAATATCACAGTAGATCTATTTGATGTGAATAATTATTTGGAAAAAATAGCCGCATCTAATGGTATGGACTTATATCAATTTAAATCTGTTATAAAACAAAAATATAAAGATTATGATGCTTATGAAAAGCAAACTAAAAATATGATTTTAAGACAAAAACTTACAGATAAACTTGTAAGAGGAAATATAAAAATTGCAACAGAAGAAGATCTTAAAATATATTATGAAAACAACTCAAATATGTTTACAATGGCTACAAATGTTAAAGCTGTACAATATAGCTCAACAAATAGACAAAGTCTTGAAAGTGCTATGAGAAATCCAATGGTAGCTCTTCCTGATGTAAATAGTTCACCAATAGATTTAGATCAAAGAAATTTAAATCCACAACTTAGATATATGATTAATGAAACAAATAACAATCAATTTACTCCTATTTTTACAGCTGGAGATCAATATGTGACACTTATGATTTTACAAAAACAAAATCTACAAACTATTGCTTTTGAAGATGTAAGAGATAGAATTTTTAATATTATTATGCAAGATAGAGAACAAAAATATTTAAAAGATTATTTTGAAAAATTAAAACTATCTGCAGATATAAGAATAGTAAGATAA
- a CDS encoding FAD-binding and (Fe-S)-binding domain-containing protein — MLEGKYQDFYNEISKQIDTKKIFTDKLHTLAYGTDASFYRLIPKIVIKTDTSKEVEDILKLSNEMELSVTFRAAGTSLSGQAISDSILIVTSRNFRDFRVSEDKSLISLQPALTGQEANNILAPFSKKIGPDPASINAAMIGGIAANNASGMCCGISQNSYKTVDSMKLIFADGTKLDTADEQSKNSFRQTHKEFLESLNAIATETKNDKELKEKIERKFKIKNTCGYSLNALTDFDDEFEILQHLIIGSEGTLAFIEEITYKTVEDLKDKASALIYFKNVEEACSAVTKLKLARDSKTIVVDAVELMDRAGLRSIENDPAMPEFIKDFDEEVTALLIETRAVSDEALKVQIKEIEELLEEFKVVRDFYFTTDVKEYTMYWKIRKGLFPAVGAVRDIGTTVIIEDVAYPIESLAQATLELQEIFKKHNYNEALIFGHALEGNFHFVFTQDFSTDEEVKRYDAFMNDVVNQVAVKYEGSLKAEHGTGRNMAAFIEVEWGKTAYSMMKRIKELFDPKGLLNPGVIINDDAEAHIKNLKAMPATNNLVDTCIECGFCEPTCPSNDITLTPRQRIVVNREISRLESIGENEEAKEYMDAYQYDGLETCAACSLCSTACPVKIDTGSLTKYLRAEQISDTANNIASKIANNYSTTLKGMRVGLSGANLVHKILGTSSMESITSTFRDWSNGKIPKWSPYLPKSIKINTNFEQQQLDKKVVYFPSCINRSMGRNSKTTVDEELFDVTIKLLKKAGFQILFPNNMENLCCGMPFSSKGFKEQAQIKSDELEKELNEISNFGQYPVLCDTSPCTKTMIGNFKSDIKLYEPIEFALELLSPELDFEKIDEAITIHTTCSSRKMGLHEKFIELANMCSTNVIVPDNVKCCGFAGDRGFNFPELNDSALRFLKEDTKNAKYAFSTSKTCEIGLSEHSDLDYNSIFYLIDKVTKAKNC, encoded by the coding sequence ATGTTAGAGGGTAAATACCAAGATTTTTATAACGAAATATCAAAACAAATTGATACAAAAAAGATTTTTACAGATAAATTACACACATTAGCTTATGGAACAGATGCTTCTTTTTATAGACTTATTCCAAAAATAGTTATTAAAACTGATACTTCTAAAGAGGTTGAAGATATATTAAAACTATCAAACGAGATGGAACTAAGTGTTACATTTAGAGCAGCAGGAACTTCACTTTCAGGACAAGCGATTAGTGACTCAATTTTAATTGTTACATCAAGAAACTTTAGAGACTTTAGAGTTTCAGAAGATAAATCACTTATTTCACTTCAACCTGCACTTACAGGACAAGAAGCAAACAATATTTTAGCACCATTTTCTAAAAAAATTGGTCCCGATCCAGCTTCTATAAATGCAGCTATGATAGGTGGAATTGCAGCAAACAATGCATCTGGTATGTGTTGTGGAATCTCTCAAAACTCATATAAAACAGTTGATTCTATGAAATTAATCTTTGCAGATGGAACTAAGCTTGATACAGCAGATGAACAAAGTAAAAATAGTTTTAGACAGACACATAAAGAGTTTTTAGAAAGTTTAAATGCAATTGCAACAGAAACAAAAAATGATAAAGAATTAAAAGAAAAAATTGAAAGAAAATTCAAAATCAAAAATACTTGCGGTTACTCACTAAATGCCCTAACAGATTTTGATGATGAATTTGAAATCCTACAACACTTAATTATTGGAAGTGAAGGAACTTTAGCTTTTATTGAAGAGATTACTTATAAAACAGTTGAGGATTTAAAAGATAAAGCAAGTGCACTAATCTACTTTAAAAATGTAGAAGAAGCCTGTAGTGCTGTTACAAAATTGAAACTTGCTAGGGATTCAAAAACAATAGTTGTTGATGCAGTTGAGCTTATGGATAGAGCAGGGCTTAGAAGTATAGAAAACGACCCAGCAATGCCAGAATTTATAAAAGATTTTGATGAAGAGGTAACAGCTCTTTTAATCGAAACTAGAGCAGTAAGCGACGAAGCATTAAAAGTACAAATTAAAGAGATTGAAGAGCTTTTAGAAGAGTTTAAAGTTGTTAGAGATTTCTATTTTACAACTGATGTAAAAGAGTACACTATGTACTGGAAAATAAGAAAAGGTTTATTTCCAGCAGTAGGAGCTGTAAGAGATATAGGAACAACAGTAATTATTGAAGATGTTGCATATCCAATTGAAAGCCTTGCACAAGCTACTCTTGAACTTCAAGAGATATTTAAAAAACACAACTATAACGAAGCTTTAATTTTTGGTCATGCCTTAGAAGGGAACTTCCACTTTGTATTTACACAAGATTTCTCAACAGATGAAGAGGTTAAAAGATATGATGCCTTTATGAATGATGTTGTAAATCAAGTTGCAGTTAAATATGAAGGTAGCTTAAAAGCAGAGCATGGTACAGGAAGAAACATGGCTGCATTTATTGAAGTAGAGTGGGGTAAAACTGCATACTCAATGATGAAAAGAATAAAAGAGCTATTTGACCCTAAAGGGCTTTTAAATCCTGGTGTAATCATAAATGATGATGCTGAAGCTCATATAAAAAACCTAAAAGCTATGCCAGCAACTAATAATCTAGTTGATACATGTATAGAGTGTGGATTTTGTGAACCAACATGTCCATCAAATGATATTACTCTAACACCAAGACAAAGAATTGTAGTAAATAGAGAGATCTCAAGATTAGAATCTATAGGGGAAAATGAAGAAGCAAAAGAGTATATGGATGCATATCAATATGATGGATTAGAAACTTGTGCTGCATGTTCTTTATGCTCAACAGCCTGTCCTGTAAAAATTGATACAGGAAGTTTAACAAAATACTTAAGAGCTGAACAAATAAGTGATACGGCAAATAATATAGCTTCAAAAATTGCAAATAATTATTCAACTACCTTAAAAGGTATGAGAGTTGGTTTATCAGGAGCAAATTTAGTTCATAAAATACTTGGAACATCAAGTATGGAATCAATCACATCTACATTTAGAGATTGGTCAAATGGGAAAATACCAAAATGGAGCCCATATCTTCCAAAATCTATAAAGATAAATACAAATTTTGAGCAACAACAACTAGATAAAAAAGTTGTATATTTCCCTTCTTGTATAAATAGAAGTATGGGAAGAAATTCAAAAACTACAGTTGATGAAGAGTTATTTGATGTAACAATCAAACTTCTAAAAAAAGCTGGTTTTCAAATACTTTTCCCTAATAATATGGAAAACTTATGTTGTGGGATGCCTTTTTCATCAAAAGGTTTTAAAGAGCAAGCACAAATAAAATCTGATGAATTAGAAAAAGAGTTAAATGAGATAAGCAATTTTGGTCAATATCCAGTTTTATGTGATACAAGTCCATGTACTAAAACGATGATTGGAAACTTTAAATCAGATATAAAACTATATGAACCTATAGAATTTGCATTAGAACTTTTATCACCTGAATTAGATTTTGAGAAGATTGATGAAGCAATTACTATTCACACAACTTGTAGTTCAAGAAAAATGGGATTACATGAAAAATTTATTGAACTTGCTAATATGTGTTCAACAAATGTAATTGTTCCTGATAATGTAAAATGTTGTGGATTTGCAGGAGATAGAGGATTTAATTTCCCAGAATTAAACGATTCTGCACTTAGATTTTTAAAAGAAGATACAAAAAATGCAAAATATGCATTTAGTACTTCTAAAACTTGTGAAATTGGATTAAGTGAACACTCAGACTTAGATTATAACTCAATTTTCTACTTAATTGATAAGGTAACAAAAGCAAAAAACTGTTAA
- a CDS encoding TRAP transporter large permease subunit, with amino-acid sequence MIGIVMFFTALFMLIIGFPVAFTFAAVSVFFGILAGFIEIFSYAEEGQALISLLQEGWVEGISMFDYMPFRIYSIQQSTILMAIPMFIFMGIILQKTGLAEKLLESMGFLFGEIRGGVAISTVLVGTLLAASTGVVGASVVAMGVISLPVMMKYKYNTELATGTICASGTLGQIIPPSIVLIILGDVFQVPVGDLFKAALVPGLALVGAYILFILVVSFIKKDMAPAIPADPARGNKKKQVIKALIDIIPSLTLIILVLGSIFEGVATPTESAAVGCIGAILLAVVYKTFSLNIVKEAALEAVKITSMVFGILIGATAFSMVFSYTGGDEIVEHVMLSLPGDDKWGFIIFTMLAILILGFFIDFIEISYIIVPILIPVADTLGINPIWFAILIAMNLQTSFLTPPFGFSLFYLKGCAPAGVTTGHIYRGVLPFIAIQIVVLGIVAFYPEFFGMSADM; translated from the coding sequence ATGATTGGTATAGTGATGTTTTTTACAGCATTATTTATGCTGATTATTGGTTTTCCTGTTGCTTTTACATTTGCGGCAGTTTCGGTATTCTTTGGTATTCTTGCAGGTTTTATTGAAATATTTTCTTATGCAGAAGAGGGACAAGCTTTAATCTCTTTATTGCAAGAGGGATGGGTAGAAGGTATATCAATGTTTGATTATATGCCATTTAGAATCTATTCAATTCAACAAAGTACTATTCTTATGGCAATTCCTATGTTTATTTTTATGGGAATTATTCTACAAAAAACAGGTCTTGCTGAAAAACTTTTAGAATCTATGGGATTCTTATTTGGTGAGATAAGAGGTGGTGTTGCTATCTCAACTGTGTTAGTTGGTACATTACTTGCTGCTTCTACGGGAGTGGTTGGAGCATCAGTTGTAGCTATGGGAGTTATTTCTCTTCCTGTTATGATGAAATACAAATACAACACAGAACTTGCCACCGGAACTATCTGTGCTTCAGGAACTCTTGGGCAAATTATTCCTCCTTCAATTGTACTAATCATTTTAGGTGATGTTTTTCAAGTTCCAGTAGGTGACCTTTTCAAAGCTGCACTAGTACCTGGTCTGGCACTTGTTGGTGCGTATATTTTATTTATATTAGTAGTATCTTTTATAAAAAAAGATATGGCTCCTGCAATTCCAGCTGATCCAGCAAGAGGAAATAAGAAAAAACAAGTTATAAAAGCATTAATAGATATTATCCCTTCATTAACACTAATAATTTTAGTATTAGGTTCAATATTTGAAGGTGTAGCAACACCAACTGAATCTGCAGCTGTAGGTTGTATTGGTGCAATATTATTAGCTGTTGTTTATAAAACATTTTCATTAAATATTGTTAAAGAAGCAGCTTTAGAAGCTGTTAAAATTACATCTATGGTATTTGGTATCCTAATAGGAGCAACTGCATTCTCTATGGTATTTTCATATACAGGTGGAGATGAGATTGTTGAACATGTTATGCTAAGTCTACCAGGTGATGACAAATGGGGATTCATAATTTTTACAATGTTAGCAATATTAATCCTTGGATTCTTTATTGACTTTATTGAAATTTCATATATTATTGTTCCTATTTTAATACCAGTAGCTGATACCTTAGGGATAAATCCTATCTGGTTTGCAATTTTAATTGCCATGAATTTACAAACATCGTTTTTAACTCCGCCATTTGGTTTCTCTTTATTTTACCTAAAAGGTTGTGCCCCTGCAGGTGTAACTACAGGTCATATTTATAGAGGGGTTTTACCTTTTATTGCCATCCAAATAGTTGTTTTAGGAATAGTTGCTTTCTATCCAGAATTTTTTGGAATGTCAGCAGATATGTAG
- a CDS encoding TRAP transporter small permease subunit, whose product MLLKLERGFDKFADFIGTITAIAMVLMILNVFYDVVMRYFFKTGSIAMQEMEWHLFSVIILIGIAYTLKEDGHVRVDLVYDKLSPRKKALINMVGTVLFILPISLLVGLSSIDTVVESYTMMEQSGDPGGLPYRWIVKALIPLSFLLLIITSIGFFIKNLNVFKGISKEYSNYNLKEDMHQVQCELEEHKFHVVDIDGKDENTKKEDTSK is encoded by the coding sequence ATGTTGTTAAAGTTAGAACGTGGCTTTGATAAATTCGCAGATTTTATCGGAACTATAACTGCTATAGCAATGGTACTAATGATTTTAAATGTGTTTTATGATGTAGTTATGAGATACTTCTTTAAAACCGGTTCAATTGCTATGCAAGAGATGGAATGGCACCTATTCTCTGTAATTATTTTAATTGGTATTGCTTATACTCTAAAAGAGGATGGGCATGTAAGAGTTGACCTTGTATATGATAAATTATCTCCAAGAAAAAAAGCCTTAATCAATATGGTAGGTACTGTATTATTCATATTACCTATTTCACTACTAGTTGGTTTAAGCTCAATAGATACAGTAGTTGAATCGTATACAATGATGGAACAAAGTGGTGACCCAGGTGGTTTGCCTTATAGATGGATAGTAAAAGCTTTAATTCCTTTATCTTTTTTACTTTTAATTATTACATCAATTGGGTTTTTTATTAAAAATCTAAATGTATTTAAAGGTATTAGTAAAGAATACAGTAATTACAACTTAAAAGAAGATATGCATCAAGTTCAATGTGAATTAGAAGAACATAAATTTCATGTTGTAGATATTGATGGTAAAGATGAAAATACAAAAAAAGAGGATACAAGTAAATGA
- a CDS encoding TRAP transporter substrate-binding protein, with translation MKMFGNSTKLLVAAALVAGLGTSALAKKVYKWKLATTWGPTLHPFIDAPTKMAKMVEEMSDGRLIIRVDAANKHKAPLGVLDMVKGGQYDMGHSASYYWKGKDINTLPFSTMPFGMTTPEQYSWFYYGGGMELMEKVYKKHKVLSFPGGSSGNQMGGWFRKEINSVDDLKGLKMRIPGFAGEIMSKLGLTVTNIAPGELYTSLERGTIDALEWVGPGMDINMGFNKIAPFYYTGWHEPGLDLQFLINERAYKKLPKDLQEILVVAMKASAFDMYLQNYHMSAEAWASIEKDYPNIKIKTFPKPVMDAMKKANAELRQEMTANNPLLKEILDSQEAYQKKVRKWTEMSDYIYLKDNL, from the coding sequence ATGAAAATGTTTGGTAATTCTACTAAACTGCTAGTTGCTGCAGCACTTGTTGCTGGATTAGGGACATCAGCATTAGCAAAAAAAGTTTATAAATGGAAATTGGCTACAACTTGGGGACCAACACTACACCCATTTATTGATGCACCTACAAAAATGGCAAAAATGGTTGAAGAGATGTCTGATGGAAGACTAATCATCAGAGTTGATGCTGCTAATAAACACAAAGCACCACTTGGTGTTTTAGATATGGTAAAAGGTGGTCAATATGACATGGGTCACTCTGCATCATATTACTGGAAAGGTAAAGATATTAATACATTACCATTCTCAACAATGCCTTTTGGTATGACTACACCTGAACAATATTCTTGGTTCTACTATGGTGGTGGAATGGAATTAATGGAAAAAGTTTATAAAAAACATAAAGTATTATCATTCCCTGGTGGAAGTTCAGGAAACCAAATGGGTGGATGGTTTAGAAAAGAGATTAATAGTGTTGATGACTTAAAAGGTCTTAAAATGAGAATTCCAGGATTTGCTGGGGAAATCATGTCAAAACTAGGATTAACAGTTACAAATATTGCTCCAGGTGAATTATATACTTCACTTGAAAGAGGAACAATTGATGCTTTAGAATGGGTTGGACCTGGTATGGATATCAACATGGGATTCAATAAAATTGCACCATTCTACTATACAGGATGGCATGAACCAGGATTAGATTTACAATTCTTAATCAACGAAAGAGCGTATAAAAAATTACCAAAAGATTTACAAGAGATTTTAGTTGTTGCAATGAAAGCAAGTGCTTTTGATATGTATCTTCAAAACTACCATATGAGTGCTGAAGCTTGGGCTTCTATTGAGAAAGATTATCCAAATATCAAAATCAAAACATTCCCAAAACCAGTTATGGATGCTATGAAAAAAGCAAATGCTGAATTAAGACAAGAGATGACTGCAAATAATCCTTTATTAAAAGAGATTTTAGATTCACAAGAAGCTTATCAGAAAAAAGTTAGAAAATGGACAGAGATGTCTGACTATATCTACTTAAAAGATAATTTATAA
- a CDS encoding response regulator transcription factor — protein sequence MKILLLEDNKKLNTTIKKRLELKGYKVFNFEDGQEAYDNITEGFSCFILDINVPNVDGIKILKKIREFYKDVPVIIISASVELDIIKESYDFGCNDYLKKPFFIDELEIKIERLCQIKDERVKFDENSYFDYKSSTLIIDDTSTRLTKKERLLMNLFLTQKNQVLSYEMIENYVWEGSFASIDSIRSLVRRLRKSLPKEYIQTVVDTGYIFNS from the coding sequence GTGAAAATACTCCTTCTAGAAGATAATAAAAAACTAAATACTACAATAAAAAAAAGATTAGAATTAAAAGGTTACAAAGTATTTAATTTTGAAGATGGGCAAGAAGCATATGACAACATCACAGAAGGTTTTTCTTGTTTTATTCTTGATATAAATGTACCAAATGTAGATGGGATAAAAATACTAAAAAAAATACGAGAATTTTATAAAGATGTACCAGTTATAATCATAAGTGCATCTGTTGAACTTGATATTATTAAAGAATCTTACGATTTTGGATGTAACGATTATCTAAAAAAACCTTTTTTTATTGATGAACTGGAGATAAAAATAGAAAGGCTTTGTCAAATAAAAGATGAAAGAGTTAAATTTGATGAGAACTCATATTTTGACTATAAGTCTTCAACTTTGATTATTGATGATACCTCTACAAGGTTAACAAAAAAAGAAAGACTTCTTATGAACCTATTTTTAACACAAAAAAATCAAGTTTTATCATATGAAATGATTGAAAATTATGTGTGGGAAGGATCATTTGCTTCTATTGATTCAATTAGAAGTCTAGTAAGACGCCTAAGGAAGAGCCTTCCAAAAGAATATATTCAAACTGTTGTTGATACTGGGTATATTTTCAACAGTTAA